The Tamandua tetradactyla isolate mTamTet1 chromosome 23, mTamTet1.pri, whole genome shotgun sequence genome includes a window with the following:
- the ELOB gene encoding elongin-B — MPGAGRSAPAPARRGGEADAAMDVFLMIRRHKTTIFTDAKESSTVFELKRIVEGILKRPPDEQRLYKDDQLLDDSKTLGECGFTSQTARPQAPATVGLAFRADDTFETLRIEPFSSPPELPDVMKPQDSGSSANEQAVQ; from the exons ATGCCGGGAGCGGGGCGGAGCGCGCCTGCGCCGGCGCGTAGAGGGGGAGAGGCAGACGCCGCGATG GACGTGTTCCTCATGATCCGGCGCCACAAGACCACCATCTTCACGGACGCCAAGGAGTCGAGCACCGTCTTCGAACTAAAGCGCATCGTGGAGGGCATCCTCAAGCGGCCGCCGGACGAGCAGCGGCTGTACAAG gacGACCAGCTCCTGGACGACAGCAAGACACTGGGAGAGTGCGGCTTCACCAGCCAGACAGCGCGACCTCAGGCCCCAGCCACAGTGGGGCTGGCTTTCCGGGCAG ATGACACTTTTGAGACCCTGCGCATTGAGCCCTTCTCTAGTCCACCCGAGCTGCCTGACGTGATGAAGCCGCAGGACTCAGGAAGCAGCGCCAATGAACAAGCTGTGCAGTGA